TTAAATGCATATCTCCGTGACATTCACGGATAAATCCTTCGGCTTTGCGCTTTATAAAAACAGGCTTAAGCTCATCAAAAAAGGATTTACACCAGGCTTCCAATTCATTGCTCAGGGGATGTTCAGCCTTTTTTCTATTTTTATTAATTTGAATAAAATTATTTTCAACAGGTTTTCTGATGTGTTCCGGGTCTCCGTAAGTACTGTCTTTTGAGGCAACCATTGTCTTTTTGTGAAAATCAGCAACCAAGCGGGCAATGGTATCAATATGAAAAGTTCCGATTTCACCGCTTGCCAGCATGCGATCAAGTTGCACTTCCTGCGGAAACTGAAGCATTCTTACAGCAAACTCAACAGGCTTTCCTGTTCCATTTAAAACAGGTTTTTCCGGTGTACCAGTAATAGTTACAAGCTCCAGATACATTTGCGGTGCAAGTCTTTGGTTTAGGCGAAGTTCTTCTTTACAAAGAAAATGCCTTTTTTCAAGGGTAGAAAAATCAAGAAAACCGAGGTTAACAGGCTTTTTGATTTTATAAGCAAAATCTCCTGTGAGGATAATCCATGAGGCATGCGTTTCGATCAGATGGCAATCATTTACCGCATGATCGTATATAACCGGATTCATCAAAGCCAAAATTAAACCGGAGGATGGTTTTTTGCTGTATAGTAATTCAATTGATTCCAACAGATAACCTTAGTAACACTGTTTGTATTCCCCTCACTCTGACTATTTTCGCAAGAAGAAAGGAAAGTCTTTAAATTCCCCCTTAACAAAGGGGTGTAGGGGGTTGTTTAGTAGCAGAGTTTTATTGGTAGTACTTTCAATTTTATACAACCCCCTTTGTCCCCCTTTTATAAGGGGGAATTTGAGAGTAGTGTGCAGCAATAACATCGATTACATTTTAGACCGGGTACATGGTTTACGCTTTTTGGTTTCAGGTAAATTCCAAATGTGGTTATACTACATAACGGTTTAGGAGCTTTTTACAAAATCTTTAAATAATGTCGGGCCAAAAAGGCTTAATAGCAATTTTGACCTGTTTGATCCTTGAGGATATTGCATTGCTATCGATTTTTTCATCAAGTAAAGCCCTTCCTTTAAAAAGACTGTTTTCGCCCAGAAGCTCTATCAATACAGCCTTTACCGAGTCACGAAGGCCATTAAGATTGTAACCGCCTTCCAGTATGAAAAGCGCTTTTCCTTCACAGACTTTTTCGGCAAGCTCTAATATAATTTTTGCAAGGTGGGCAAAACCTTGGGGGGTAACTCTCATTCCTCCAAGCGGGTCATCAAAGTAAGTGTCAAATCCCGCAGAAACCAGTATTAACTGAGGCTTGTATTCCAGGGTGATCGGCTTTAAAATATCTAAAAAAATTTCGGCATATTCATCATCACCGGCACCCGGCGAAAGGGGTACATTTATATTAAACCCTTCTCCTTTACCATCTCCCAACTCATTCAAATCGCCTGTTCCAGGATAGTAGGGGTATTGGTGAGTGGAAAAATAGAGTACCTTTGGGTCATCATAAAAAGATCGCTGAGTGCCATTGCCGTGATGAATATCCCAGTCTATTATAAGAATACGCTCCAGATTATATTTTTCGATAGCGTATTTTGCTCCTATGGCAACATTATTGAAAAGACAAAAACCCATAGCCCGATCATACTCTGCATGGTGACCCGGAGGTCTTACAAAAGCAAATCCGTTATCGATCTTATTTTGCATCAATTTATCTATCAGCTCCAGAAAACCGCCGGCAGCACGGGAAGCCGCCTCCCATGATCTTGGAGAAGTATAAGTATCCGGATCAAGCATTACTCTTGACCTTGTTTTAGTAGAAGCCACTCTTGAAATGTATTCGGGCGTGTGTATATATCCCAGCTCTTCTCTTGTGGCATCGCGCGGCTTTATATCGACAAACTTTCCCGCCATATCTTTTTCTTCAAGCATTTCATAAATTGCTTCAAGCCGGTGATGACTTTCGGGATGATAATCATCTGCGATATGTTCAAGATAAAGAGAATCTTTGATTATTCCTGTTTTAAGCATGGGCAATGTCCTTAAGAAATAATAGTCAATTAGCTATTACACCGAGGTTTCATGTCATGTCTTCCGGGATATCCGCATTTGTGTATACTTTTTGGACATCGTCAGAGTCTTCCAAAGTTTCCATAAGTCTTATCATTTTTTCCGCATCTTTACCTTCAAGATTTGTTGTGGTTTTGGGAAGCATGGTTATTTCCGACTCCTCACAAATGATAGAAGCATTATCTAAAGCGGTTTTTACCGTTTCAAAATCATCCGGAGCTGTGATAATTTCGAATACTTCAACATCTTCTCTTATATCTTCCGCACCTGCTTCAAGTGCGATTTCCATAATAGTTTCTTCGCTCACATTTTCTTTTGATACAGTAATATACCCCTTTTTTTCAAACATCCAGCCCACGCAACCGTTCTCACCGAGATTTCCACCGCTTTTGCTGAAAATATGGCGTATATCTGCAACCGTCCTGTTTTTATTGTCCGTCAAAGACTCAACCAAAACCGCTGCTCCGGATGGGCCATATCCTTCGTAAGTGATTTCTTCATAACTTACGCCTTCAAGTTCGCCCGTTCCTTTTTTAATGGCTCTTTCGATGTTTTCCTTGGGCATGTTTTCTGCCTTTGCAGCAAGCATTGCCGTTCTTAGTCTTGGGT
This DNA window, taken from Pseudomonadota bacterium, encodes the following:
- a CDS encoding histone deacetylase gives rise to the protein MLKTGIIKDSLYLEHIADDYHPESHHRLEAIYEMLEEKDMAGKFVDIKPRDATREELGYIHTPEYISRVASTKTRSRVMLDPDTYTSPRSWEAASRAAGGFLELIDKLMQNKIDNGFAFVRPPGHHAEYDRAMGFCLFNNVAIGAKYAIEKYNLERILIIDWDIHHGNGTQRSFYDDPKVLYFSTHQYPYYPGTGDLNELGDGKGEGFNINVPLSPGAGDDEYAEIFLDILKPITLEYKPQLILVSAGFDTYFDDPLGGMRVTPQGFAHLAKIILELAEKVCEGKALFILEGGYNLNGLRDSVKAVLIELLGENSLFKGRALLDEKIDSNAISSRIKQVKIAIKPFWPDII
- a CDS encoding YebC/PmpR family DNA-binding transcriptional regulator — encoded protein: MSGHSKWSSIKHKKGAADAKRGKAFTKIIKEITVAARMGGGGDPNSNPRLRTAMLAAKAENMPKENIERAIKKGTGELEGVSYEEITYEGYGPSGAAVLVESLTDNKNRTVADIRHIFSKSGGNLGENGCVGWMFEKKGYITVSKENVSEETIMEIALEAGAEDIREDVEVFEIITAPDDFETVKTALDNASIICEESEITMLPKTTTNLEGKDAEKMIRLMETLEDSDDVQKVYTNADIPEDMT